In Triplophysa dalaica isolate WHDGS20190420 unplaced genomic scaffold, ASM1584641v1 Contig5, whole genome shotgun sequence, the following proteins share a genomic window:
- the LOC130416981 gene encoding uncharacterized protein LOC130416981: MLIMLTLCMFSHGVLQVQPAELAFLSDYASTMSPVSKALNILQGEVDVHMGWLVPTIALLTVKLDRLQTSSKFCQPLISALQEGIQQRFGKMMNDPELISAAILLPKFRTSWTSNENLLKLGMDYIKTHMEEESALSSPGSHSGSEEEDFFGLMKGNVHETTKQLDAYLANTSTSVDILKSVPAVFNLSLKLNTPLLPSAACKRMFSTAGHIFSAKRGRLVSKNFENQILLKLNKNYW, encoded by the exons ATGCTTATCATGCTGACATTATGCATGTTCTCACATGGTGTTTTACAGGTTCAGCCTGCAGAACTTGCTTTCTTGTCTGACTATGCATCAACCATGAGCCCAGTCTCTAAGGCACTCAACATATTGCAGGGAGAGGTGGATGTCCACATGGGATGGCTGGTACCCACTATAGCGCTCCTAACTGTGAAGCTGGACCGCCTCCAAACTTCATCCAAGTTCTGCCAGCCACTGATCTCTGCTCTTCAGGAAGGAATACAGCAGCGGTTTGGAAAAATGATGAATGACCCAGAACTCATATCTGCTGCAATTTTACTTCCTAAGTTCCGCACATCATGGACAAGCAATGAAAACTTGCTAAAGTTGG gcatGGACTACATCAAGACACACATGGAGGAAGAGTCAGCCTTATCATCACCTGGTAGCCATTCTGGATCTGAGGAGGAAGACTTTTTTGGCCTTATGAAGGGAAATGTCCACGAAACCACAAAACAGTTGGATGCCTATCTGGCCAACACTTCTACCTCAGTGGACATACTCAAGTCAGTGCCCGCAGTTTTTAATTTGTCCCTGAAGCTCAACACACCACTGCTCCCATCAGCAGCATGCAAACGAATGTTTAGCACAGCAGGGCacattttttctgcaaaaaGAGGCAGGCTAGTATCAAAAAACTTTGAGAACcaaattttgttgaaattgaacAAAAACTATTGGTAA